A DNA window from Capnocytophaga sp. ARDL2 contains the following coding sequences:
- a CDS encoding NAD(P)/FAD-dependent oxidoreductase produces the protein MIDYLIIGGGLAGLSFARYCQLYNKSFLILDARKNSASRVAGGMYNPVVLKRFTAIWQSKEQLEIAKDFYPALEKELQTRFFFPMPIYRKFASVEEQNNWFVACDHLETAPFLNEQLFNGKFSHIPSPFGYGEVFETGFLDVAHFVSSYQNYFFDKKQLTYITLDYQQLNISDECIQYNDIKAKNIIFAEGFSLHQNPYFNYLPLDGTKGELLYVKIPDLKLESIVKSKVFLIPVGNDIYKVGATYDWQDKTNVPTQAAYDELIEGLEQLIDCPYEVDEHRAGVRPTVKDRRPLVGKHYQFQNVFLLNGLGTRGVLLAPYLAEKLFFYIEENQTLDKNISVERYYKKLDLFKVGNRKQS, from the coding sequence ATGATAGATTATCTCATTATAGGTGGAGGATTGGCAGGTCTTTCGTTTGCTCGTTATTGCCAGTTGTATAACAAATCGTTTTTGATATTAGACGCTCGTAAAAATAGTGCTTCGCGTGTGGCAGGTGGTATGTACAATCCTGTAGTATTGAAACGATTTACAGCAATATGGCAGTCGAAAGAACAATTGGAAATTGCAAAAGATTTTTATCCTGCATTGGAAAAAGAATTGCAAACTCGTTTTTTCTTCCCAATGCCTATTTATCGCAAATTTGCCTCTGTGGAAGAACAAAATAATTGGTTTGTAGCTTGTGATCATTTGGAAACAGCTCCTTTTCTCAACGAACAATTATTCAATGGGAAATTTTCTCATATCCCTTCTCCTTTTGGATATGGTGAAGTCTTTGAAACGGGATTTTTAGATGTTGCACATTTTGTTTCATCTTATCAAAACTATTTCTTTGATAAGAAACAATTAACTTACATTACATTGGATTATCAACAGTTGAATATTTCTGATGAATGTATCCAATACAATGATATTAAAGCAAAAAATATCATATTTGCCGAAGGATTTTCTTTGCATCAAAATCCTTATTTCAATTATTTACCTTTAGACGGTACAAAAGGGGAATTGTTGTATGTGAAAATTCCTGACTTGAAATTAGAATCCATTGTAAAATCGAAAGTGTTTTTGATTCCTGTAGGTAATGATATTTATAAGGTTGGAGCTACCTACGATTGGCAAGATAAAACCAATGTACCTACTCAAGCTGCTTATGATGAATTGATAGAAGGATTAGAACAGTTGATTGATTGTCCATATGAGGTCGATGAGCATAGAGCTGGGGTGCGACCGACAGTAAAAGACCGCCGTCCTTTGGTTGGAAAACATTATCAATTTCAAAATGTATTTTTGTTAAACGGATTGGGAACAAGAGGTGTGTTATTAGCTCCTTATTTAGCTGAAAAATTGTTTTTTTACATTGAAGAAAATCAAACATTGGATAAAAATATTTCTGTTGAGAGGTATTATAAGAAGTTGGATTTGTTCAAGGTAGGAAATAGAAAACAATCTTAA
- the gldN gene encoding gliding motility protein GldN, with protein MKRLNIITALFLGMSTSATFAQASLLNAKTASEIGEKTLEEIVLDTEGPRPYEHVNERDILWQKKVWEVIPADQKANMKYFFPLDKVHGRKPLFDILMDGVMSGAISEVYDDDTFTHKLNLEELKSKLTRTVITDEGIDQMNLGLPVSEEYIDVYKLRARDVKEYKIMGLWYFDRNEGELKYRILGICPVTVDLATRGLEQENMQDLFWIFFPGARDILYKHYAYNERNERSKVSYDQLFNQRRFNATIYKVDNAYGDYAISDLVQDNAMRQLIEAERVKQEIREFEDDLWNY; from the coding sequence ATGAAAAGATTAAATATTATAACAGCACTATTTTTGGGAATGAGTACTTCTGCGACTTTTGCTCAAGCTAGTTTGTTAAATGCAAAAACAGCTTCTGAAATCGGAGAAAAAACTCTTGAAGAAATAGTATTAGATACAGAAGGGCCAAGACCTTATGAACATGTAAATGAAAGAGATATTCTATGGCAAAAAAAAGTGTGGGAAGTAATCCCAGCTGACCAAAAAGCAAATATGAAATATTTCTTCCCATTAGATAAAGTTCACGGTAGAAAACCCTTGTTTGATATCTTGATGGACGGTGTTATGTCGGGAGCAATTTCTGAAGTTTATGACGATGATACATTTACTCATAAATTAAACTTAGAGGAATTAAAATCTAAATTAACTCGTACAGTAATCACCGATGAAGGTATCGACCAAATGAACTTAGGGTTGCCAGTTTCTGAAGAGTATATCGATGTTTACAAATTGCGAGCTCGTGATGTAAAAGAGTACAAAATAATGGGACTTTGGTATTTTGATAGAAACGAAGGTGAATTGAAATACCGTATCTTAGGAATTTGTCCTGTAACGGTAGATTTAGCTACAAGAGGTTTAGAACAAGAAAATATGCAAGATTTGTTCTGGATTTTCTTCCCTGGTGCAAGAGATATCTTATACAAACACTATGCGTACAACGAAAGAAACGAACGTTCAAAAGTTAGTTACGATCAATTGTTCAATCAACGTAGATTCAATGCCACCATCTATAAAGTGGACAATGCTTACGGAGATTACGCAATTTCTGATTTAGTTCAAGACAATGCGATGCGTCAACTAATCGAGGCAGAGCGTGTAAAACAAGAAATCAGAGAGTTTGAAGATGATTTATGGAATTACTAA